TTCCGGTTCCGCATCGCCGGTTACGACGACGGCCGAATTATTCGGAACGTAATAGCGTTCCTGTATTAGCCGCATTTTCTCGACGGTTGCACCGGAAACGGTCTCGCGTGAGCCAAGCGGATTCTTTCGCGACGGGTATTTGTAAAACAGCCGCTCCATCAACTCGCGGTTCAGATAAAAGAACGGGTTCGATTCATTGCGGTCTATCTCGCCAATGACCACCTCTTTCTCGCGGGCAAGCTCTTCTTCGTCAAAGACCGGGAATCGGGCGCTGTCGCGCATAAAGCGCAGAGCGGTCTCGAGATGTTTGCTCGAGGTCGAAAAGTAGTAGTAAACGACCTCTTCGCGCGTCGCGCCGTTGTACGAAATGCCGAGTTGGCCGATGGTGTCCAGATAGCTGACATCGCCGATGGCGTTTCGCATATCAAAGATCGGATTGCATATCTGGCGTCCGTAATCCGACAGCGGGCCTTCGCGTGCCGACATCTGACAGCGGACGAGCAGGCCTGCGGCGTTCGGTTTGAAGATCATGTGCTCGTACAGGTGCGAAAGGCCGTTAAGTTCCGGCGGCTCCGTAAAAGAGCCGTTGCGAACGGCAAGTTCGACCGTTACAAGAGGCACGCCTTTGTCCGGATAAACAATGACCTCGAGGCCGTTCGCCAGCTTTTTGTTGACAAACGGGACCTTGAACGCCTGCTGCGGTGCGGCCGCCGCTGCTGTTTGCGTTGCAGGACGGGCCGGACGTGTGGTCCTCGTCGTCGGCTGCCCTGTCGCGTCAAACGTGCCGACGGCGAGCATCGCCGCCATTATTAGAAAGATGAATGGTCTTTTCACTTAAATTAACTCCAGTCGCTGTGATCCGGTGGGCATTTGGCGAGCCGAGCGGATAAAATAATCTAACATACGGAGGCCATAACAATGGAACGAGACAATTTGATGCACGGCGCACGCACAGCGTTGAATCGAGATATGGAAATTCGCGAGTGGGCGGAGAATTATCTGAAAGAAAAAACGCGCGCCGGAATGCCGGAAAAGACCGACGAAGAGTTCGAAACCTACTGGAAATACCACAAACCGGAGATAATGCACGCCGGCGCCGCCGAGGCAATGGCCGCGTATCGCGAAGCGCGCCGGGGAGACTAGGAGACGAGAGACGAGAGACGGGAGACGAGGAGACGGGAGTCTAGAGAGTCCACTTTTCGGGATTGTTTTGCATTGAAACAACCATTGATATTATCTCGTCGTATTCCAAGAACAATCTTTTTGCAGAGTCTCGCGTAACGTACTTTGTTTTGACTGCTATTTCAAGCCACGTCTGTGTTTCAGCAGCTTCGCCCTCAGCGTCATTCAGCTTGCTGATCAGTGCGGCTCGATACCTACGTTTACGCCAGGCTTCTGTGATATTTGCCGGAACCGAACGAGACGCGCGCCATTTGGTCGGTCAGCGAATAGGTCTCTTCCTTTGGAAAGCTCTTTGAAAGTTCAAAGATCTCCATTGAGACCTCGATCGATTTTTTGTAAACAATCAGATCCTGATGCCGCAGAATCTTTATTCCCATTTCCTGGTCTCCCGTCTCCCGTCTCTCGTCTCCCGTCTTCCCGTCTCCCTGTCTCCTCTACTCCTCTTTTTCGCCCGGCACTTCCTGTATCGGGTCGATCTGGTGAACTTCGCCACCGGCCTTTCTCATCATGCGGGCTATCGGAACCGCGAGTATGACGAGCAGGACAGCAGCTCCGCCCAGGAACAGCGTCGTTGTCGTGAATAGCATCGGCATCAGCTCGAGCTTTTCAGGATCGACGTTGCCCGCAACAAGACCGCCCATCAGATTGCCCAAAGCTGAAGCCAGGAACCAGATGCCCATCATTTGGCCAACAAAGCGTTTCGGCGAGAGCGTCGTCATTGACGAGAGTCCTACAGGACTTACGAACAGCTCGCCGATGGTCAGGAAAAGGTAAAAGGTGATGAGCCACATCGCCGAGACCTTGATGCCTGCTCCCGCGACGACGATGTTCGAGGCAAAGATCATGATCAGGAAGCCGACCGCTGCAAAGCCAAGGCCGATGGCAAATTTGACCGGGCTGGAAAGCTCTACCTTTTTGCGAGCGAGGAATGTCCAAAATCCCGCGATCACAGGCGCAAGCAGGATGATAAAGAGCGAGTTGATGGTCTGGAACCACGTCGCCGGTACCTCAAAACCGCCGATCATCCGCTCCGTGAAATCGTATGCGAACAGGTTCAAGGCAGTTGGCGTCTGCTCGAACGCCGACCAAAATATCGCCGCAAAAACGAACAGCACCGCTATGACGACAACCCGTTTTTTCTCGTCGGACGAGAGTCCTCCAAAAATGAAAAGGTACGCAAAATATGCGAACGCGATCCCGACGAGCACATAAGCCAGATATGATCCGACGACCGGTGCATTGATGGTAAGGACGCCGGTTGCGACGAGTATGACCACTAATGCAAGTATCGCCAATCCGATGCCTGCAAAAAGCTTTACCTGAGTTTCCTGCTTGGCCTGTATCGCCGGATCGGGATGACGCGACGGCTCAGATCCGATATTGCCCAGCGTTTTCGGCGACATCAGCCAAAATTGGATCAGTCCGATGAACATCGCAACACCGGCGGCGCTGAAGCCCCAATGCCAGCCGATCTGTTCGCCCAGGAATCCCGTGACGAACTGCCCGAGCATCGCACCGATGTTGATGCCCATGTAAAAGATCGAAAAGCCCGCATCCTGACGTGCCCCGCCCTCGGGATAAAGATCGCCGACCATTGCGGAGATGTTCGGTTTCAGAAGTCCGGTGCCCAGTACGATGAAGATTAGCCCGAGGAAGAACGGCAGCTTATGCTCGACCATGCCCGAGATACCGATCGTGAGGTGCCCCAGCGAGATCAATGCACCGCCGTACAGCACGGCGCGTCTGAGGCCGAGCAGTTTGTCAGCGATCCAGCCGCCGGGCAGCGACGCCAGATAAACGCACGATGCATAGATGCCGACGATCGCACCGGCCTCGCTGCGTTCCCAGCCCCAGCCGCCCTGCATCACGGCCGCGACCATGAACAGCGTCAACAGCGGCCTAAGGCCGTAGAACGAAAAGCGTTCCCACATCTCTGTAAAGAACAATGTAGAGAGCCCTTTAGGATGGCCAAAAAAACCGCCATGCTCATTCGAGTTTGCCGTATCTGTCGCGTTGCTCATTTAGTTTCCTCGCTGTGTGTTTGAGATTTAGAAAAGGTCAGGCAAAATATAGCAGATAAAAGCATTTATCGACAAAGAGAGAATATGCGCAAGATAAGCATTTTGTTGGGAGCAGCGGTCATCTTTTTCGCAGTTTCAGCTAATACGGCGGCCCAGCGGGCTAGCGTTTCGGGCAAAGAGGTCACCGGGACGTATAAGATGAATTTCCGCGGCAAATTCGCCAAGCAGTCCAACGACATGAAGATACAGGCGCTGGGCGGCGGCAAGCTCCGCGTGGCGTTTGACCTCGTTTACCCTTATACGCTTCGAAACGGCGAGACGTCCGTGAACATGGGCTTTATGGACATCGACGCGTCGATCGTCGGCGACACGGCGGTCATTGAATCCGAGGAATTCGGCACTTGCCGCATCACAATAAAGTTCGTTCGCCCCGGAACGGTCCGCGTGACGCAGGAAGGTTCGTCGCCCGATTGCGGCTTTGGGCACAACGTCACTGCGGACGGCACTTACCGCAAGATAAGCGCAAAGCGGCCAAAATTTGAAGAGCCGCTATAATAAAATGGAAATCATCGAAAAGCTCGGCGAAGAGGTCGAAAGACGTTGGAAGGCCGAGAATTACAATGAGGACAAGCTGCCCGAGATCGCTGCGGACGCACTGCGAAAAGCCCATGCGCATGAGCACATCACGGCGTGGGAAGTCGCTGAATGGTCATTGAGGCAGACGGAGCTTCCGGTCCAACGCGACCTGGCGGCCCGTTTCGGCGACCCGCCGATCACGCTGTATTCGGCGCCGCGTTTTCATATCGACGTTTACTTTTGGTTCGAGGGAACGACCGCTATTCACCAGCACGCTTTCTGCGGTGCCTTTCAGGTACTCCACGGTTCGAGCATCCACAGTTGGTACGAATTCAATTCTGACCGCCGGATTAATATGTTCTACGAGACCGGCGAGATGAACCTGAAGGTCTGCCAGTTGCTCGAAATCGGGGACGTGCAGGAGATATGGCCCGGACGGCAATATATTCACTCGCTGTTCCATCTCGATCAGCCTTCGGCGACGCTGATAATCCGAACCGACCGTTCGCCGCTCGAACAGCCGCAATTTTCCTATCACAAACCCGGCCTTGCGATCGACCCTTTCTTCGAACAGCCGACCGTCGTAAAGCAGGCTCAGGTGCTCGCCGCGTTCGTCCGTGCCGGCCGCGAAGATGCAGACACGCTCATTCGCGAATAC
This sequence is a window from Acidobacteriota bacterium. Protein-coding genes within it:
- a CDS encoding insulinase family protein; this translates as MKRPFIFLIMAAMLAVGTFDATGQPTTRTTRPARPATQTAAAAAPQQAFKVPFVNKKLANGLEVIVYPDKGVPLVTVELAVRNGSFTEPPELNGLSHLYEHMIFKPNAAGLLVRCQMSAREGPLSDYGRQICNPIFDMRNAIGDVSYLDTIGQLGISYNGATREEVVYYYFSTSSKHLETALRFMRDSARFPVFDEEELAREKEVVIGEIDRNESNPFFYLNRELMERLFYKYPSRKNPLGSRETVSGATVEKMRLIQERYYVPNNSAVVVTGDAEPEEVFRLVEQMFGDWKKRERNPFDEFPMVEHPAIEKSAGYIVEQPVQNVLMQIGWHGPSIGKDDEATYAADVFSYILTQPDSRFQRNLVDSGLAVGAEIGYYTQRNVGPIVLTLVTTPDKAKAALNAAYAEVAAFDQANYYTDTELSNAKTILESRDLFEREKLSEYAHTLSFWWSSTGIEYFRGYHQMLRATTRADINRYVRTYIKGKPHITVALISSDAQRQAGLTAADLIGK
- a CDS encoding peptide MFS transporter, with amino-acid sequence MSNATDTANSNEHGGFFGHPKGLSTLFFTEMWERFSFYGLRPLLTLFMVAAVMQGGWGWERSEAGAIVGIYASCVYLASLPGGWIADKLLGLRRAVLYGGALISLGHLTIGISGMVEHKLPFFLGLIFIVLGTGLLKPNISAMVGDLYPEGGARQDAGFSIFYMGINIGAMLGQFVTGFLGEQIGWHWGFSAAGVAMFIGLIQFWLMSPKTLGNIGSEPSRHPDPAIQAKQETQVKLFAGIGLAILALVVILVATGVLTINAPVVGSYLAYVLVGIAFAYFAYLFIFGGLSSDEKKRVVVIAVLFVFAAIFWSAFEQTPTALNLFAYDFTERMIGGFEVPATWFQTINSLFIILLAPVIAGFWTFLARKKVELSSPVKFAIGLGFAAVGFLIMIFASNIVVAGAGIKVSAMWLITFYLFLTIGELFVSPVGLSSMTTLSPKRFVGQMMGIWFLASALGNLMGGLVAGNVDPEKLELMPMLFTTTTLFLGGAAVLLVILAVPIARMMRKAGGEVHQIDPIQEVPGEKEE